A window of Oscillatoria sp. FACHB-1406 contains these coding sequences:
- the minD gene encoding septum site-determining protein MinD: protein MSRIIVITSGKGGVGKSTVTANLGTVLAQRGHKVAVVDADFGLRNLDLLLGLENRVVYTAIEVIAGDCRLEQALVKDKRQPGLVLLPAAQTRNKEAIAPEQMKQLIDQLSKTQDYILIDCPAGIELGFRNAIVAATEAIIVTTPEVTAVRDADRVIGLLEANGVKTIRLLINRLKPQMVKANDMMSVEDVLEILAIPPIGIMPDDERIIVASNRGEPLVLDDKASLPGLAFNNIARRLEGESVPFLDFMSANEGFFSRLLRLFRS, encoded by the coding sequence ATGAGTCGCATTATTGTTATCACCTCCGGTAAAGGTGGAGTCGGCAAAAGCACCGTCACGGCAAACCTCGGAACTGTCCTCGCCCAGCGCGGGCATAAAGTCGCCGTCGTTGATGCCGATTTTGGATTGAGAAACCTCGACTTACTCCTCGGACTCGAAAATCGCGTCGTTTACACCGCCATTGAAGTCATCGCCGGAGACTGCCGTCTCGAACAAGCCCTCGTCAAAGACAAACGCCAACCCGGATTAGTCCTGCTTCCCGCCGCCCAAACCCGCAACAAAGAAGCGATCGCTCCCGAACAAATGAAGCAGCTAATCGACCAGTTGAGCAAAACCCAAGACTACATCCTCATCGACTGTCCGGCGGGGATAGAACTCGGATTTCGTAATGCGATCGTCGCCGCCACCGAAGCCATCATCGTCACTACCCCAGAAGTCACCGCCGTGCGCGATGCCGATCGCGTCATCGGACTGCTCGAAGCCAACGGTGTAAAAACCATTCGCCTCCTCATCAACCGCCTCAAACCGCAAATGGTAAAAGCCAACGACATGATGAGTGTCGAAGATGTCCTCGAAATCCTCGCCATTCCCCCCATTGGCATCATGCCCGACGACGAACGCATCATCGTCGCCAGCAACCGAGGCGAACCCCTCGTCCTCGATGATAAAGCCTCCCTTCCCGGACTCGCCTTTAACAACATCGCCCGACGCTTAGAAGGAGAAAGCGTCCCCTTCCTCGATTTCATGTCCGCCAATGAAGGATTCTTCTCCCGCCTCCTGCGTCTCTTCCGCAGCTAA
- the minC gene encoding septum site-determining protein MinC codes for MTDSAEPASLPDIPIALLTDADAQVRLTANNEQLQLLLPNSESKAVGDWLEILDRLKQRLNSGERFWQPGASVTLIARDRLLDARQLQSLAQALTEVELKIDCVQTNRRQTAVAAATAGYSVEQQPPDTPLLTPGTSSNKDLSEPPLYLQSTLRSGVEIRHPGTVVIFGDVNPGCIIIASGDIFVWGRLLGIAHAGAEGQRDRRIIALQMEATQLRIADILARVPEQSPEHFYPEVAYITADGIRLTKAVNFAKSYIFDSVAGVWIDAIANSR; via the coding sequence ATGACTGACTCTGCCGAACCCGCTTCCTTACCCGATATTCCAATCGCGCTATTAACCGATGCAGACGCGCAAGTGCGCTTAACTGCGAACAACGAGCAGTTACAATTGCTCTTGCCGAATTCTGAGAGCAAAGCAGTAGGGGATTGGTTAGAAATATTGGATCGACTCAAACAGCGATTGAATTCTGGAGAACGATTTTGGCAGCCCGGAGCGAGTGTAACCTTAATAGCACGCGATCGCCTTCTGGATGCTCGCCAACTGCAATCCCTCGCCCAAGCCCTCACCGAAGTCGAACTGAAAATCGATTGCGTCCAAACCAATCGCCGACAAACCGCTGTCGCCGCCGCCACCGCCGGTTATTCCGTCGAACAGCAGCCCCCCGATACACCGCTGCTAACCCCCGGAACATCCTCCAACAAGGATTTATCCGAACCGCCGCTCTACCTTCAATCTACCCTACGTTCCGGCGTTGAAATTCGCCACCCCGGCACAGTCGTTATTTTTGGCGATGTCAATCCGGGTTGCATCATCATCGCTTCGGGCGATATCTTTGTTTGGGGGCGGTTGCTGGGGATTGCCCATGCCGGAGCCGAAGGACAACGCGATCGCCGCATTATCGCCCTGCAAATGGAAGCCACCCAACTTCGGATTGCCGATATCCTCGCCCGCGTTCCCGAACAATCGCCAGAACATTTTTATCCCGAAGTTGCCTATATCACCGCCGACGGGATTCGCCTCACTAAAGCCGTGAACTTCGCCAAGTCCTATATCTTTGATTCGGTAGCAGGCGTTTGGATTGACGCGATCGCCAACTCCCGATAA